One Agrococcus jenensis genomic region harbors:
- a CDS encoding DUF6804 family protein — MEPDRYGPSVQRNALAPGILLAIALVVGTLLIGSEWYETLRFVIAVLALIIGWFAVQAKHWWWVPVFLAIAVAWNPVAPFDLSSQLGLLAHVGAAVVALVAAVLITAPRADADR, encoded by the coding sequence ATGGAGCCAGACCGCTACGGCCCGAGCGTCCAGCGCAACGCGCTCGCCCCCGGCATCCTGCTGGCGATCGCGCTCGTCGTCGGCACGCTGCTCATCGGCAGCGAGTGGTACGAGACGCTCCGCTTCGTGATCGCCGTGCTCGCGCTCATCATCGGCTGGTTCGCGGTGCAGGCGAAGCACTGGTGGTGGGTGCCCGTCTTCCTCGCGATCGCGGTCGCCTGGAACCCGGTCGCGCCGTTCGACCTGTCGAGCCAGCTCGGGCTGCTGGCGCACGTCGGGGCCGCGGTCGTGGCGCTCGTCGCCGCGGTGCTCATCACGGCGCCGCGCGCCGACGCGGACCGCTGA
- the hrpA gene encoding ATP-dependent RNA helicase HrpA — protein MRGHSGARENGGMRIEYPADLPVSAARDEIMAAIRDHQVVIVAGATGSGKTTQLPKMCLELGRSSIGHTQPRRLAARTIAERIAEELGEEVGGAVGYKVRFTDQVSAATQIKVMTDGILLAEMHRDRDLKQYDTIIIDEAHERSLTIDFLIGYLQRLLPRRPDLKVIVTSATIDPESFSRHFGGAPIIEVSGRTFPVDIRYRPLVAEAMDEDEDGDGEPDEHVDLDPIDGIESALAEIARDDSGDVLVFLPSEADIRDAQDQLQGRLGATTEILPLYGRLSAADQHRVFERSHRPGIRRRVVLATNVAETSLTVPGIRHVIDTGTARISRYSARSKVQRLPIEAISQASANQRSGRAGRVAPGIAIRLYAEADFDKRPAFTDPEILRTNLAAVILQAASLGLGPLEEFPFLQPPDSRGIKDGHDLLRELGAISAKGSITKIGRELARLPVDPRFGRMALAGRDADVAHEVIAIVAGLTIQDPRERPLERREEADRMHARFVDPTSDFITLLSLWRHLQAQQAALSGNQFRKACKAEHLSFLRVREWQDVVRQLTRSMGLKPLRSSSSTEGGYRDESRHGGLDTRTSSATRPAEGVGSLATSVDADAVHKALLSGLLGRIGTLDETQKPQQSRPGDKGDKRRMRVRPEYLGARGARFQIFPGSALAKKPPHAVMAAELVETSRLFARNVASIDLAWAEPLAGDLAKRQVSEPHWERKQGAVVAFEKVTLFGVTIVERRRVQFSRIDPEHARELFIRHALVDGEWDSPQDFDRRNKELRRELERLEERQRRRDLLVGDEAVFDFFDARIPADVASTRSFEGWWREARKTTPDLLTMRREDLTGEDATVDSQAFPTKWQQGEQRLRLSYRFEPGAADDGVTVHVPLAVLPRLTPAGFDWLVPGMREELLTAMIKSLPKHVRKHVVPAADWARGMLAELPAEPPAGGEGRGAASRSIAEVLAARISRTAYVQAAATDVDWHRIPDHLKPTFAVEDGRGRRLGADKDLEALQRRFGQQARTQVAKVAVKVTSDLERDEVAGFDTELPEHIDVRQGGNTVRAYPGYAITGPAAKGAGAGRATVGIRLSATREAQQRDQRAAVRQLLLRQVPSPGPYVQSNLTAAEKLALGASPYASTDRLFDDLMLAIIDAELGTTAPATVADFEALRARVADGLVERMFALASQVARILTSARLADRAIRDGATLAHMAALADARGHLDQLVFDGFVSRTGLDRLGRLEVYVRAIEHRVKRLPETANRDRTWMTEVEQAVALFTAAGGTLPLAPAVTDAVPGTDGSAKAERLIAARWLLEELRVSLFAQQLGTAGPVSLQRIRKALAD, from the coding sequence GTGCGCGGGCACAGCGGAGCACGGGAGAATGGAGGGATGCGCATCGAGTACCCGGCTGATCTGCCCGTCAGCGCGGCGCGCGACGAGATCATGGCGGCGATCCGCGACCACCAGGTGGTGATCGTCGCCGGCGCGACGGGTTCGGGCAAGACTACGCAGCTGCCGAAGATGTGCCTCGAGCTCGGCCGCTCCAGCATCGGCCACACGCAGCCCCGCAGGCTCGCGGCGCGCACGATCGCCGAGCGCATCGCCGAGGAGCTCGGCGAGGAGGTCGGCGGCGCCGTCGGCTATAAGGTGCGCTTCACCGATCAGGTGAGCGCGGCGACGCAGATCAAGGTGATGACCGACGGCATCCTGCTCGCCGAGATGCACCGCGACCGCGACCTCAAGCAGTACGACACGATCATCATCGACGAGGCGCACGAGCGCAGCCTCACGATCGACTTCCTCATCGGCTACCTGCAGCGGCTCCTCCCCCGCCGCCCCGACCTCAAGGTGATCGTCACGAGCGCGACGATCGACCCGGAGTCGTTCAGCCGGCACTTCGGCGGCGCCCCGATCATCGAGGTCTCAGGCCGCACCTTCCCGGTCGACATCCGCTACCGCCCGCTCGTCGCGGAGGCGATGGACGAGGACGAGGACGGCGACGGCGAGCCCGACGAGCACGTCGACCTCGACCCGATCGACGGCATCGAGTCGGCCCTCGCCGAGATCGCCCGCGACGACAGCGGCGACGTGCTCGTCTTCCTGCCCAGCGAGGCCGACATCCGCGACGCGCAGGACCAGCTGCAGGGCCGGCTCGGCGCCACCACTGAGATCCTCCCCCTCTACGGGCGCCTGAGCGCCGCCGACCAGCACCGGGTGTTCGAGCGCTCGCACCGCCCGGGCATCCGCCGCCGCGTCGTGCTCGCCACGAACGTCGCCGAGACGAGCCTCACCGTGCCCGGCATCCGACACGTCATCGACACCGGCACCGCCCGCATCTCGCGCTACTCCGCCCGCAGCAAGGTGCAGCGGCTGCCGATCGAGGCGATCAGCCAGGCGAGCGCCAACCAGCGCTCGGGCCGCGCGGGCCGCGTCGCGCCGGGCATCGCGATCCGCCTCTACGCCGAGGCCGACTTCGACAAGCGCCCCGCCTTCACCGATCCCGAGATCCTGCGCACGAACCTCGCCGCGGTCATCCTGCAGGCCGCCTCGCTCGGCCTCGGCCCGCTCGAGGAGTTCCCGTTCCTGCAGCCGCCCGATTCGCGCGGCATCAAGGACGGCCACGACCTGCTGCGCGAGCTCGGCGCGATCTCGGCGAAGGGCTCCATCACGAAGATCGGCCGCGAGCTCGCGCGCCTGCCCGTCGACCCGCGGTTCGGGCGGATGGCGCTGGCCGGCCGCGACGCGGACGTCGCCCACGAGGTCATCGCCATCGTCGCGGGCCTGACGATCCAAGACCCTCGCGAGCGCCCGCTCGAGCGGCGCGAGGAGGCCGACCGGATGCACGCGCGCTTCGTCGACCCGACGAGCGACTTCATCACGCTGCTCTCGCTCTGGCGGCACCTGCAGGCGCAGCAGGCGGCGCTCTCGGGCAACCAGTTCCGCAAGGCGTGCAAGGCGGAGCACCTCAGCTTCCTGCGCGTGCGGGAGTGGCAGGACGTGGTGCGGCAGCTGACGAGGTCGATGGGGCTGAAGCCTCTCCGCTCGTCGAGCAGCACCGAAGGCGGGTATCGAGACGAGAGCCGCCATGGTGGTCTCGATACGCGGACTTCGTCAGCTACTCGACCAGCGGAGGGGGTGGGCTCCCTCGCCACGTCCGTCGACGCCGACGCCGTCCACAAGGCGCTGCTGTCCGGCCTGCTCGGCCGCATCGGCACGCTCGACGAGACGCAGAAGCCGCAGCAGTCGCGGCCCGGCGACAAGGGCGACAAGCGGCGGATGCGCGTGCGCCCCGAGTACCTCGGCGCCCGCGGCGCGCGGTTCCAGATCTTCCCCGGCTCGGCGCTCGCCAAGAAGCCGCCGCACGCGGTCATGGCCGCCGAGCTCGTGGAGACCAGCCGCCTCTTCGCCCGCAACGTAGCATCCATCGACCTCGCCTGGGCCGAGCCGCTCGCCGGCGACCTCGCGAAGCGGCAGGTGTCGGAGCCGCACTGGGAGCGCAAGCAGGGCGCGGTCGTCGCCTTCGAGAAGGTGACGCTCTTCGGCGTCACGATCGTCGAGCGGCGCCGCGTGCAGTTCTCGCGCATCGATCCCGAGCACGCGCGCGAGCTGTTCATCCGCCATGCGCTCGTCGACGGCGAGTGGGACAGCCCCCAGGACTTCGACCGCAGGAACAAGGAGCTGCGGCGCGAGCTCGAGCGGCTCGAGGAGCGCCAGCGCCGCCGCGACCTGCTCGTCGGCGACGAGGCGGTCTTCGACTTCTTCGACGCGCGCATCCCGGCCGACGTCGCGTCCACCCGCAGCTTCGAGGGCTGGTGGCGCGAGGCGCGGAAGACCACGCCCGACCTGCTGACGATGCGCCGCGAGGACCTCACCGGCGAGGACGCGACCGTCGACAGCCAGGCGTTCCCGACGAAGTGGCAGCAGGGCGAGCAGCGGCTGCGGCTCAGCTACCGGTTCGAGCCGGGCGCCGCCGACGACGGCGTGACGGTGCACGTGCCGCTCGCGGTGCTGCCGCGGCTCACCCCCGCCGGCTTCGACTGGCTCGTGCCCGGCATGCGCGAGGAGCTGCTCACCGCCATGATCAAGAGCCTGCCGAAGCACGTGCGCAAGCACGTCGTGCCGGCCGCCGACTGGGCACGCGGGATGCTCGCCGAGCTGCCGGCCGAGCCGCCGGCCGGCGGCGAGGGCCGCGGCGCCGCCTCCCGCTCGATCGCGGAGGTGCTCGCCGCGCGCATCTCCCGCACCGCCTACGTGCAGGCGGCGGCGACGGATGTCGACTGGCACCGCATCCCGGACCACCTGAAGCCGACCTTCGCGGTCGAGGACGGCCGGGGGCGCCGGCTCGGCGCCGACAAGGACCTCGAGGCGCTGCAGCGGCGCTTCGGCCAGCAGGCGCGCACGCAGGTGGCGAAGGTCGCCGTGAAGGTGACGAGCGACCTCGAGCGCGACGAGGTCGCCGGCTTCGACACCGAGCTGCCGGAGCACATCGACGTGCGGCAGGGCGGCAACACGGTGCGGGCCTACCCGGGCTACGCGATCACCGGGCCGGCGGCGAAGGGTGCGGGGGCAGGCAGGGCGACGGTCGGCATCCGCCTCTCCGCCACCCGCGAGGCGCAGCAGCGCGACCAGCGCGCGGCGGTGCGGCAGCTGCTGCTGCGGCAGGTGCCGAGCCCGGGGCCCTACGTGCAGTCGAACCTCACGGCGGCCGAGAAGCTGGCGCTCGGCGCGAGCCCCTACGCGTCGACCGACCGGCTGTTCGACGACCTCATGCTCGCGATCATCGACGCCGAACTGGGTACGACGGCTCCGGCCACGGTCGCCGACTTCGAGGCGCTGCGCGCCCGCGTCGCCGACGGCCTCGTCGAGCGGATGTTCGCGCTCGCGTCGCAGGTGGCGCGCATCCTGACCTCCGCCCGGCTCGCCGACCGCGCGATCCGCGACGGCGCGACCCTCGCCCACATGGCGGCGCTCGCCGACGCCCGGGGGCACCTCGACCAGCTCGTCTTCGACGGCTTCGTCAGCCGCACAGGCCTCGACCGGCTCGGCCGGTTGGAGGTCTACGTGCGCGCGATCGAGCACCGCGTGAAGCGGCTGCCGGAGACCGCCAACCGCGATCGCACGTGGATGACCGAGGTGGAGCAGGCGGTGGCGCTCTTCACCGCGGCGGGCGGCACGCTGCCGCTCGCGCCGGCGGTGACGGATGCCGTCCCCGGCACCGACGGATCGGCGAAGGCGGAGCGGCTCATCGCCGCCCGCTGGCTGCTCGAGGAGCTGCGGGTCAGCCTCTTCGCGCAGCAGCTCGGCACCGCAGGTCCGGTCTCGCTCCAGCGCATCCGGAAGGCGCTCGCGGACTGA
- a CDS encoding MFS transporter has product MRAYGEVLRVPGLARIILAQLIARFPAGMYSLGILMHIEHEHGSYTAAGLVLAAFSVGMAIAGPFVTRLMARFGTVAVLVTTTAVSVAALLSMATLSVPLWADVLAGAVAGAAMPPVTPTVRTLYPRMVPQRLLSPLFSFDAALQEIIWVFGPVLLTLLVSVMGTGPTLLVTIAIQAVGAAFFIVSPEVRRLRIPPTSRKLGRVLRKPPVLLSVVVSAMFIGGFSAVEAGVVATFGEGALEAGIVLAVSAFGSLIGGFALGSRGITPWSVAIRLTIVLIGMAIALPMTEVVGLSIALFIAGIGTAPALAAFSAIIAGTVKFADTPEAYAWIGTGQLLGAAVGSAVAGVCIDAIGGVGGVWVAVVMVAIAATIAAVFRRHQPDLRHGIGEPPETAPVELPR; this is encoded by the coding sequence GTGCGCGCGTACGGTGAGGTGCTGAGGGTCCCTGGGCTCGCGCGCATCATCCTCGCCCAGCTCATCGCGCGCTTCCCCGCGGGCATGTACTCGCTCGGCATCCTCATGCACATCGAGCACGAGCACGGCTCCTACACGGCCGCCGGTCTCGTGCTCGCCGCCTTCTCCGTCGGCATGGCGATCGCCGGCCCCTTCGTCACGCGGCTGATGGCCCGCTTCGGCACCGTCGCGGTGCTCGTGACGACGACCGCCGTGTCGGTGGCCGCGCTGCTGTCGATGGCCACGCTCAGCGTGCCGCTGTGGGCGGATGTGCTCGCCGGCGCCGTCGCGGGCGCCGCGATGCCGCCGGTCACGCCGACCGTGCGCACGCTCTACCCGCGCATGGTCCCGCAGCGGTTGCTGTCGCCGCTGTTCTCGTTCGACGCGGCGCTGCAGGAGATCATCTGGGTCTTCGGGCCGGTGCTGCTGACGCTGCTCGTCTCGGTCATGGGCACCGGGCCGACGCTCCTCGTCACCATCGCGATCCAAGCCGTCGGCGCCGCCTTCTTCATCGTCTCGCCGGAGGTGCGGCGGCTGCGCATCCCGCCGACCTCGCGCAAGCTCGGACGCGTGCTGCGGAAGCCGCCCGTGCTGCTCTCCGTCGTGGTCTCGGCCATGTTCATCGGCGGCTTCTCGGCGGTCGAGGCGGGCGTCGTCGCGACCTTCGGCGAGGGCGCGCTCGAGGCCGGCATCGTGCTCGCCGTGTCGGCGTTCGGCTCGCTCATCGGCGGCTTCGCGCTCGGCAGCCGTGGCATCACGCCGTGGTCGGTCGCGATCCGGCTGACGATCGTGCTCATCGGCATGGCGATCGCGCTGCCGATGACCGAGGTCGTCGGCCTCTCGATCGCGCTCTTCATCGCCGGCATCGGCACGGCGCCCGCGCTCGCCGCGTTCTCGGCGATCATCGCCGGCACGGTGAAGTTCGCCGACACCCCGGAGGCGTACGCGTGGATCGGCACCGGGCAGCTGCTGGGCGCCGCGGTCGGGTCGGCGGTGGCGGGCGTCTGCATCGACGCCATCGGCGGCGTCGGCGGCGTCTGGGTGGCGGTCGTGATGGTGGCGATCGCCGCGACGATCGCGGCGGTCTTCCGCCGGCACCAGCCCGACCTCCGCCACGGCATCGGCGAGCCGCCCGAGACGGCGCCCGTCGAGCTGCCGCGCTGA
- a CDS encoding cupin domain-containing protein, with amino-acid sequence MDIHDNGPQRNAFDIETATRENSNYRTVAWTGEHLQVTLMSIPPGSSIGLEVHNGTDQFLRLDAGRGRVVMGPSKDDLPFEQEVSDGWSVQVPAGTWHDIVNIGDEPMRLYAIYAPTHHAQGIVQPTAEDADADEEAGRDEPPSWVEEVDTKGEEKA; translated from the coding sequence ATGGACATCCACGACAACGGACCGCAGCGCAACGCGTTCGACATCGAGACGGCGACGCGCGAGAACTCGAACTACCGCACCGTCGCCTGGACCGGCGAGCACCTGCAGGTGACCCTCATGTCGATCCCGCCGGGCAGCTCGATCGGGCTCGAGGTGCACAACGGCACCGACCAGTTCCTGCGCCTCGACGCGGGCAGGGGGCGCGTCGTGATGGGCCCCTCGAAGGATGACCTGCCGTTCGAGCAGGAGGTCTCCGACGGGTGGAGCGTGCAGGTGCCCGCCGGCACGTGGCACGACATCGTCAACATCGGCGACGAGCCCATGCGCCTCTACGCCATCTACGCGCCGACCCACCACGCGCAGGGCATCGTCCAGCCCACCGCCGAGGATGCCGACGCCGACGAGGAGGCGGGCCGCGACGAGCCGCCGTCGTGGGTCGAGGAGGTCGACACGAAGGGCGAGGAGAAGGCCTAG